In Musa acuminata AAA Group cultivar baxijiao chromosome BXJ2-3, Cavendish_Baxijiao_AAA, whole genome shotgun sequence, the following proteins share a genomic window:
- the LOC103977804 gene encoding LOB domain-containing protein 12-like, with the protein MEGNSPCASCKLLRRRCTKDCIFAPYFPSDDPHKFSIVHRIFGASNVSKMLQELPVHQRADAVSSLVYEATARTKNPVYGCVGAISYLQNQVSQLQMQLAVAQTEILCAQMQQEPPMAEQQVEAYDNNLTGMPQLMNNASSSNLAQDQLKREFLWT; encoded by the exons ATGGAAGGGAACTCACCTTGTGCCTCATGCAAGCTGCTACGGAGACGCTGCACCAAGGACTGCATCTTTGCCCCCTACTTCCCCTCTGATGACCCTCACAAGTTCTCGATCGTTCACAGGATCTTCGGCGCTAGCAACGTTAGCAAGATGCTGCAG GAGCTGCCGGTTCATCAACGAGCGGATGCCGTGAGCAGCCTGGTCTATGAGGCGACAGCGAGGACGAAGAATCCAGTTTATGGATGTGTTGGGGCCATCTCTTACCTGCAGAACCAGGTGTCTCAGCTGCAGATGCAGCTCGCCGTGGCCCAGACTGAGATCCTTTGTGCTCAGATGCAGCAGGAGCCCCCCATGGCTGAGCAGCAGGTAGAGGCTTATGACAATAACCTCACTGGGATGCCTCAGCTGATGAACAATGCCTCCTCTAGCAATCTAGCTCAGGATCAGCTCAAGAGAGAGTTTCTTTGGACATGA